A DNA window from Maribellus comscasis contains the following coding sequences:
- a CDS encoding MalY/PatB family protein, with translation MKKYNFDEIVQREGTNCIKYDARDWAFNTNDVLPLWVADMDFKTPDFVVDAIKKRADHEIFGYTLKPESYFQAIIGWMKRRHNWEIQKEWVSFSPGVVAGLTMAVETFSKPGDEVIVQPPVYFPFFECVKGTKRKMVENPLKIENGRYTFDFDDLKAKISGKTKLLMLCNPQNPGGMVWTKDELAELSTICIENKIMVISDEIHSDLIFKKHKHIPFATISEEAANNSLVFMAPSKTFNVAGLSSSIAIIPNKTNFARYERALGVGHLGMGNIFGSVALEAAYAHGDEWLEQMLDYLWENYQLVKAFIEKNLSKVKVMPLEATYLVWLDFTEYGMKDEELSKFIVEEAKVGLSNGGRFGTGGDGWMRINIGCPQSILQEGLERLGQAFENK, from the coding sequence ATGAAAAAATACAATTTTGATGAAATAGTTCAGCGTGAAGGAACCAATTGTATAAAGTACGATGCACGCGACTGGGCGTTTAACACCAACGATGTTTTGCCTCTTTGGGTGGCCGATATGGATTTTAAAACTCCCGATTTTGTTGTTGATGCAATTAAAAAAAGAGCTGATCATGAAATTTTTGGGTATACATTAAAACCTGAATCTTATTTTCAGGCCATTATTGGCTGGATGAAACGGCGACACAACTGGGAAATTCAGAAAGAGTGGGTTTCGTTTAGCCCCGGCGTAGTTGCCGGTTTAACAATGGCCGTTGAAACTTTTTCGAAACCCGGCGACGAAGTGATTGTGCAACCGCCGGTATATTTTCCTTTTTTTGAATGCGTAAAAGGCACCAAACGAAAAATGGTGGAAAATCCGCTAAAGATTGAAAACGGAAGATACACATTTGACTTTGATGACCTAAAAGCAAAAATATCGGGAAAGACAAAATTACTAATGCTCTGCAATCCGCAGAACCCGGGAGGAATGGTGTGGACAAAAGACGAACTTGCAGAACTTTCGACTATTTGTATCGAAAACAAAATCATGGTGATTTCCGATGAGATCCATTCTGATTTGATTTTCAAAAAACACAAACATATTCCATTTGCGACCATTTCAGAAGAGGCAGCCAACAATTCTCTGGTTTTTATGGCGCCAAGTAAAACATTTAACGTCGCTGGACTTTCCTCATCAATTGCCATTATTCCCAATAAAACAAATTTCGCCCGTTATGAGAGAGCTCTGGGTGTAGGACACCTGGGCATGGGAAATATTTTTGGTTCTGTTGCCCTGGAAGCAGCTTATGCTCACGGCGACGAATGGCTGGAACAAATGCTCGATTACCTTTGGGAGAACTATCAACTGGTTAAAGCCTTTATTGAAAAGAATCTTTCAAAAGTAAAAGTTATGCCTTTAGAAGCAACTTACCTTGTTTGGCTTGATTTCACAGAGTACGGAATGAAAGATGAAGAACTTTCGAAATTTATTGTTGAGGAAGCAAAAGTCGGACTAAGCAACGGCGGCCGTTTTGGTACCGGAGGCGACGGTTGGATGCGGATTAATATTGGCTGCCCGCAAAGCATTTTACAGGAAGGACTCGAGCGGCTGGGTCAAGCCTTTGAGAATAAATAA
- a CDS encoding acyloxyacyl hydrolase has translation MNKTNINYRMPKAPQWINSKKQDTIVVILLLSCLVFVIPFTNSAFGQESLRLSYIYGNIHPHNSLITPLVKEPVKGFTVGYTWKNHRGGEWRRYFNYPNHGISYNYMSYGNPEILGNSHSLLYYLQFSFLPKRKFFDAGIIEYTGIGYFEKKYDPANNPENQAISTHFNIGATIRFYARVRIKPVYIEYSSGLNHFSNALIKSPNLGINVKNRSITVGYEFEDLPVRKKAPETDGNIKSRHECWIYGATGIKEIQGMENKNYFPVNASLNYSYRTSAVNKMGIGLDFVYDPSIEDYAYLNYNYTGEPSLNFRYGISLHNEFILGRAGIFASYGLNLQMNEYYTRQRYYKAGVKVYFNNLIGVVLLRAIPLFRADLLEFGIGYRIAPKSKKQ, from the coding sequence TTGAATAAAACCAACATTAATTATCGTATGCCCAAGGCGCCACAATGGATAAATTCAAAAAAACAAGACACTATTGTTGTTATATTACTTCTCTCTTGTTTGGTCTTCGTTATCCCCTTTACAAATTCAGCTTTCGGACAGGAAAGCCTCAGATTAAGTTATATATATGGTAATATTCATCCTCATAACAGTTTAATTACACCGTTAGTAAAAGAGCCGGTGAAGGGATTCACAGTTGGATATACGTGGAAAAACCACCGCGGTGGAGAGTGGAGACGATATTTTAATTACCCAAACCACGGTATTAGCTACAACTATATGTCATACGGAAATCCTGAAATTCTGGGAAATTCTCATTCTCTTCTATACTATCTTCAGTTTTCTTTTCTACCTAAACGCAAATTTTTCGATGCCGGAATTATTGAATATACGGGGATAGGTTACTTTGAAAAAAAATACGACCCTGCTAACAATCCGGAAAACCAGGCAATCAGTACTCATTTTAATATCGGGGCTACCATCAGATTTTATGCAAGAGTCAGAATAAAGCCAGTTTATATTGAATACTCAAGCGGCTTAAATCACTTTTCCAACGCGTTAATAAAATCTCCTAATTTGGGGATAAACGTTAAGAACAGAAGTATTACCGTGGGGTATGAATTTGAAGATCTTCCTGTTCGCAAAAAAGCTCCAGAAACGGATGGTAACATAAAATCCCGTCATGAATGCTGGATTTACGGGGCTACCGGAATAAAAGAAATTCAAGGAATGGAAAACAAAAACTACTTCCCTGTAAATGCATCTTTAAATTACAGCTACCGCACTTCTGCAGTTAATAAAATGGGAATAGGTTTGGATTTTGTTTATGATCCTTCCATTGAAGACTATGCATATTTAAACTATAACTACACCGGAGAGCCATCTCTAAACTTTAGGTATGGAATAAGTTTACACAACGAGTTTATTCTTGGGAGAGCAGGAATATTTGCTTCATACGGATTAAATCTGCAGATGAACGAGTACTACACGCGGCAACGATACTATAAAGCGGGTGTAAAAGTTTACTTTAATAATTTAATAGGAGTTGTTTTATTGCGGGCAATTCCTTTATTTCGGGCTGATTTGTTAGAATTTGGTATCGGATACCGAATTGCGCCTAAAAGCAAAAAACAATGA
- a CDS encoding T9SS type A sorting domain-containing protein — translation MKTKYLLFVLLFMLVSAVSYASEKPKMTITANDEQIVSVQFESSEPTWFELTVQDTKGEVVYHKKLRERTARYKQQIDFSKLKKGNYFVCVNYGNRSLNSALSVSPNGVEISPAEFFYEPYFEIEGEKLNISFLNVAQKGVYLSIYKKDKLVYGIYLGNEMSIQKRLVLNQAEKGEYKIVLREWFKNHSAQVQL, via the coding sequence TTGAAAACAAAATATTTATTATTTGTATTGCTTTTTATGCTTGTGTCAGCAGTAAGTTATGCATCTGAGAAACCAAAGATGACCATTACTGCAAACGATGAGCAGATAGTTTCTGTTCAGTTTGAATCATCCGAACCGACATGGTTTGAATTAACTGTTCAGGACACGAAGGGAGAAGTTGTGTACCATAAAAAATTACGGGAAAGAACTGCGAGGTACAAACAGCAGATTGATTTTTCAAAGTTAAAAAAGGGCAATTACTTTGTTTGTGTTAATTACGGAAACAGGAGTTTAAACAGTGCGTTGAGCGTCTCCCCCAATGGAGTTGAAATCAGTCCGGCAGAATTTTTTTACGAACCGTATTTTGAAATTGAAGGAGAAAAATTAAATATTTCTTTTCTGAATGTAGCGCAAAAGGGTGTTTATCTTTCCATTTACAAAAAAGATAAATTGGTTTATGGTATTTACCTCGGAAATGAAATGAGTATACAGAAGCGGCTTGTTCTGAATCAAGCCGAAAAGGGAGAATACAAAATTGTTTTGAGAGAGTGGTTTAAGAATCATTCTGCTCAGGTGCAACTGTAG
- a CDS encoding 2-phosphosulfolactate phosphatase has protein sequence MNINILQLLDGAKKARGLTVIIDVFRAFSTACYAFDFGASKIIPVGDINISYLLKEQNPDFILLGERNEQKPPGFDFGNSPSLLVKEKIEGKTLVHTTSSGTQGIVNAKKADEIITGSFVNAGAIVQYIRQQKPRDVSLVCMGYACEYPTDEDTLCAEFIKNELSGISNNYKKMIEIIKKGSGARFFDPEKQDWSPKSDFDLCLNLNRFNFVLKVEKENNVNYLRKIEI, from the coding sequence ATGAACATTAACATCCTGCAACTTCTCGACGGTGCAAAAAAAGCACGGGGACTAACTGTAATAATTGATGTGTTCCGCGCATTTTCAACTGCCTGCTATGCATTTGATTTTGGAGCGTCGAAAATAATTCCGGTTGGAGACATCAATATTTCTTATTTATTAAAAGAACAAAATCCGGATTTTATTTTACTGGGAGAGCGGAATGAACAAAAACCACCCGGGTTCGACTTCGGAAACTCTCCATCGCTTCTTGTTAAAGAGAAAATTGAAGGTAAAACGCTTGTTCATACAACGAGTTCCGGCACACAGGGAATTGTAAATGCAAAAAAAGCGGATGAAATTATAACCGGAAGCTTTGTAAATGCCGGTGCAATTGTTCAATATATCAGGCAACAAAAACCTCGGGATGTTTCGCTGGTTTGTATGGGCTATGCCTGTGAATACCCAACCGACGAAGACACTCTTTGTGCTGAATTTATAAAAAATGAACTAAGCGGGATTTCCAACAACTATAAAAAAATGATCGAAATAATAAAAAAAGGTTCCGGCGCCCGTTTTTTTGATCCCGAAAAACAGGATTGGTCACCAAAATCCGATTTTGATCTGTGTTTAAACCTAAACCGTTTCAACTTTGTATTAAAAGTTGAAAAAGAGAACAATGTAAATTATTTGCGGAAAATTGAAATTTAA